One window of Triticum dicoccoides isolate Atlit2015 ecotype Zavitan chromosome 5A, WEW_v2.0, whole genome shotgun sequence genomic DNA carries:
- the LOC119301146 gene encoding uncharacterized protein LOC119301146, protein MLLMLGLPLVGDPYEEYVSSIDDLEPSKLMFPNFLSGFLEEFYRLSRENGSVIFQVWCDHFHNKHERTSSFTSLREQHMYVAAFIAHWLCSYVVVGGGPYIRPGVLLMASWIVLGRNISLAPLALCSLYYSLRRISMHPVAPSYEKRIWPVHYIAGWMGLYLRKPFKDKVKGKHLPDVKQLPMQPTMIKTMFRVPTTFSPAKARIFLDDRANIFWNPYTPKNLVGVDQLQRSFTISSHRGMLPWRRATDVDDLCIAEPYHPDRVARQLTLRQQVPMLRWSACTQRRILGLRMRIGRICYARTKESSSTFLMMRRHFLLWPGTTGGWDL, encoded by the coding sequence ATGCTTCTAATGTTGGGTCTTCCTTTAGTTGGAGATCCATACGAGGAATATGTTTCCTCTATAGATGACCTAGAACCTTCAAAGCTTATGTTCCCAAATTTCTTATCTGGCTTTTTAGAAGAATTCTATCGGCTCAGCCGCGAAAATGGAAGTGTGATTTTTCAAGTTTGGTGTGACCATTTCCATAACAAACACGAACGCACTTCATCTTTCACCTCCCTTCGGGAACAACACATGTACGTTGCGGCTTTTATAGCACACTGGCTTTGCTCTTACGTGGTTGTTGGTGGGGGGCCTTATATTCGTCCCGGTGTCCTTCTGATGGCCTCTTGGATCGTTTTGGGTCGCAATATCTCTTTGGCCCCCTTAGCACTTTGTTCATTGTATTATTCTCTTCGAAGGATCAGTATGCACCCCGTTGCCCCCTCTTATGAGAAAAGAATTTGGCCAGTGCATTATATTGCGGGGTGGATGGGTCTCTATTTGAGAAAACCATTTAAGGACAAAGTGAAAGGGAAACATCTTCCAGATGTTAAGCAATTGCCGATGCAACCAACCATGATTAAAACTATGTTTCGGGTTCCCACAACTTTCAGTCCTGCTAAGGCACGCATTTTCCTTGATGACCGAGCCAATATTTTTTGGAATCCTTATACTCCAAAGAACTTAGTCGGGGTGGATCAGTTGCAAAGGTCTTTCACCATTTCTTCACATCGGGGTATGCTTCCATGGAGGCGTGCTACTGATGTTGATGATCTTTGCATAGCAGAGCCATATCATCCTGATCGAGTTGCACGACAACTTACTTTGAGACAACAAGTGCCCATGCTCCGCTGGTCAGCGTGTACACAAAGAAGGATACTGGGGTTGCGTATGCGTATTGGTCGCATTTGTTACGCTCGGACCAAGGAGAGTTCCAGTACCTTCTTAATGATGCGCAGACATTTTCTTTTGTGGCCTGGAACAACTGGTGGGTGGGATTTATGA